One region of Suncus etruscus isolate mSunEtr1 chromosome 5, mSunEtr1.pri.cur, whole genome shotgun sequence genomic DNA includes:
- the LOC126008984 gene encoding 40S ribosomal protein S15, with product MAEVEQKKKRTFRKFTYRGVDLDQLLDMSYEQLMQLYSARQRRRLNRGLRRKQHSLLKRLRKAKKEAPPMEKPEVVKTHLRDMIILPEMVGSMVGVYNGKTFNQVEIKPEMIGHYLGEFSITYKPVKHGRPGIGATHSSRFIPLK from the coding sequence ATGGCGGAAGTGGAGCAGAAGAAGAAAAGGACCTTCCGCAAGTTCACGTACCGCGGCGTGGATCTAGATCAGCTGCTGGATATGTCCTACGAGCAGCTGATGCAGCTGTACAGTGCCCGGCAGCGTCGGCGCCTAAACCGGGGCCTGCGTCGGAAGCAGCACTCCCTGCTCAAGCGCCTGCGCAAGGCCAAGAAGGAGGCGCCACCCATGGAGAAGCCCGAGGTGGTGAAGACGCACCTGCGTGACATGATCATCCTTCCCGAGATGGTGGGCAGCATGGTGGGAGTGTATAACGGCAAGACCTTCAACCAGGTGGAGATCAAGCCCGAGATGATCGGCCACTACCTGGGCGAGTTCTCCATCACCTACAAGCCCGTCAAGCACGGCCGGCCGGGTATCGGGGCCACCCACTCCTCCCGCTTCATCCCCCTCAAGTAA